CCCTGGGCAACGCCGGGCTGCCCGGGGCGTTCGCGCACTCGCTGGTGCCGATCGCGATCGGGTACGCCGTCGCGCACTACTTCTCGTTCACGGTGTTCCAGGGGCAGGATGGTGTCCTGCTCGCGACCGATCCGTTCGGGCGCGGCTGGGACCTGCTCGGGACCGGGCAGGCCGGGATCGACTACGGCCTGCTGGGGACCGGGCTGATCGCCGGGGTCCAGATCGGCGCGATCGTGCTCGGACACGTACTCGGGGTCGTGTCCGCGCACGATCGCGCGACCGGCCTGTTCCGACGCCGGCAGTTGCGGCGGGCGCAGTACCCGATGCTGGCGGCGATGGTCGCGTTCACCGCCGGCGGGATCGCCCTGGTGACGGCCTCATGATCGCGCTGCACATGGGCGGGATCCCGGAGCTGGCGATGTTCCTCGGGCCGATCCTGCTGATCGCTGCCTTCGTCCGGATCGCCCGCCGCAAGGAGGCGGGCGTCGAGGACGACGACTGGGACGCCGACCTCGGCGACCTCCCGGTCGATCCGGACCGCCCCCCGAGCGTCCGAAGAACCGCCGAGCGTCCGAAGAACCGAGCGCTATAGGGCTCGGTTCCTCGGACGCATGCGGGTTCTTCGGACGCAAGCGGCTGGGGTCAGCGGCGGGGTTCGACCTTGGCGGTTCCCCGCGTCACCGACTGGGTCATCGGGCGCTGCAGGAAGTCGTGCGGGAAACCGAGCTCGATCGCGCTGACCTCCTCCAGCTCCCGCACGTCCTGGTCGGTGAACTCGACCTCGAGCGCGCCCAGGTTGTCGTCCAGCTGCGCCAGGGTCCGTACGCCGAGGATCGGCGACGCGACCGCGGGATTGCGCAGCGTCCACGCGATCGCGACCTGGGACGCCGTCCGGTTGTTGCGAGCGGCAACCTTCTTGACGACCTCGGCGATCGCCAGCGTGCGCTCGGTGAGCGAGTTGTTGGCCGCCGCGACGTTCTTGCGGGTGCCGGCCGCCGAGCCGACGCCGCCGTCGTGATCCAGGTCGGCGGCGGTGTACTTGCCCGCCAGTACGCCGGACGCCAGCGGCGACCACGGCAGCACGCCGAGCCCCAGCTCGGACGCCATCGGGATCAGGTCCCGCTCGACGGTGCGCTCGGCGAGGCTGTACTCGATCTGCAGCGCGACGAGCGGTGACCAGCCGCGCAGGTCGGCGATCGCCTGCATCCGGGAGACCTGCCAGGCCGGCGTGTCCGACATCCCGACGTACAGGACCTTGCCCGCGCGGACCAGGTCGTCCATCGCGCGCAGGACCTCCTCGACCGGTGTCGTGAAGTCCCAGGAGTGCAGGTAGAGCAGGTCGATGTAGTCGGTCTGCAGCCGGCGCAGGCTGTCCTCGACCGAGCGGACCATCGACTTGCGGTGGTTGCCGCCGGCGTTCGGGTCGTCGGGCCGGCTCGTCATCGTGTACTTGGTGGCGATCACCAGCCGGTCCCGGCGGCCTTGGGCGAAGTGTCCGACGAACTCCTCCGACGTGCCGTTGGTGTACTGGCTCGCGGTGTCGACGAAGTTGCCGCCCTGGCCGACGTACCGATCGAAGATCCGGCCGGCCTCGTCCTTGTCCGCGCCCCAGCCCCAGTCGGAGCCGAACGTCATCGTGCCGAGCGAGAGCGGCGACACCCGCAGGCCGGAGCGGCCGAGCAGGCGGTAAGTGTCCAGTGTCACGAGATTCCCCTTCTGTGGTTCGCGAAACCAGCGTCACCCGCCGGCCCGACCCACAAAAGGGAGACTTCTTCCTGGGACTGCCCTTCCTACCCTTACTTCACCCGTACGACGGCCGCGGCGCTCTTGGTGCGGCTGCGGCCGTCGGTGACCTCGACGTGGTACGACGGGTTCTGGCCGCTCTTCACGCCGGTGTCGGTGAAGGTGGTGACGGTCGGGCGGACCCACGGGTAGGAGTTGCGGGTCCAGGTGCCGAGCTTGGTGCTGCCTCGGTAGAGCGTGTACGTGAGCGTGATGTTGTCGGAGTCGACGACCGCTGGGAA
The Kribbella italica DNA segment above includes these coding regions:
- a CDS encoding aldo/keto reductase: MTLDTYRLLGRSGLRVSPLSLGTMTFGSDWGWGADKDEAGRIFDRYVGQGGNFVDTASQYTNGTSEEFVGHFAQGRRDRLVIATKYTMTSRPDDPNAGGNHRKSMVRSVEDSLRRLQTDYIDLLYLHSWDFTTPVEEVLRAMDDLVRAGKVLYVGMSDTPAWQVSRMQAIADLRGWSPLVALQIEYSLAERTVERDLIPMASELGLGVLPWSPLASGVLAGKYTAADLDHDGGVGSAAGTRKNVAAANNSLTERTLAIAEVVKKVAARNNRTASQVAIAWTLRNPAVASPILGVRTLAQLDDNLGALEVEFTDQDVRELEEVSAIELGFPHDFLQRPMTQSVTRGTAKVEPRR